From a region of the Oryza sativa Japonica Group chromosome 6, ASM3414082v1 genome:
- the LOC4341326 gene encoding putative heat stress transcription factor A-6a, protein MFRFPPINYKIPPSSPAKSTPMDYSTVKQEEVEVVVLDGEEEAAAAAAPVPLPAAMGVGAAVAPFLVKTFEMVEDPATDAVVSWGGAARNSFVVWDPHAFAAGLLPLHFKHANFSSFLRQLNTYGFRKVSADRWEFANEDFLGGQRHLLANIRRRRRGAGTGSTTPRAVNCGGGGGEGEVERLRRDKEALARELARLRRQQQEARAQLLDMERRVRGTERRQEQCTEFLARALRSPDVLDNIARRHAAAVERKKRRMLAAAADDDGLTFEALALAAAADTSHSTGGAVTTDMIWYELLGEEQAEIDIEVDQLVASASAAADTASEAEPWEEMGEEEVQELVQQIDCLASPSS, encoded by the exons ATGTTCCGTTTCCCTCCTATAAATTACAAAATCCCACCTTCTTCTCCCGCCAAAAGCACGCCGATGGACTACTCGACGGTGAagcaggaggaggtggaggtggtggtgctggatggagaggaggaggcggcggcggcggcggcgccagtgccgttgccggcggcgatgggggtgggggcggcggtggcgccgttcCTGGTGAAGACGTTCGAGATGGTGGAGGACCCGGCGACGGACGCGGTGGTGTCgtggggcggcgcggcgaggaacAGCTTCGTGGTGTGGGATCCCcacgccttcgccgccggcctcctcccgctcCACTTCAAGCACGCCAACTTCTCCAGCTTCCTCCGCCAGCTCAACACCTAC GGATTCCGGAAGGTgagcgccgacaggtgggagtTCGCCAACGAGGACTTCCTCGGCGGGcagcgccacctcctcgccaacatccgccgccgccgccgcggcgccggcacgGGCTCGACGACGCCGCGTGCTGTgaactgcggcggcggcggcggcgagggggaggtGGAGAGGCTGAGGAGGGACAAGGAGGCGCTGGCGAGGGAGctggcgcggctgcggcggcagcagcaggaggcCCGCGCGCAGCTGCTCGACATGGAGCGCCGGGTGCGGGGCACCGAGCGGCGGCAGGAGCAGTGCACGGAGTTCCTCGCGCGGGCGCTCAGGAGCCCCGACGTCCTCGACAACAtcgcgcgccgccacgccgcggcGGTCGAACGAAAGAAGCGGCggatgctcgccgccgccgcggacgacgacggcctCACCTTCGAGGCGCTGGCGCTGGCCGCGGCGGCCGACACCAGCCATAGCACGGGCGGCGCGGTGACCACGGACATGATATGGTACGAGCTGCTCGGCGAGGAGCAGGCGGAGATCGACATCGAGGTGGACCAGctcgtcgcctccgcctccgccgccgccgacacggcATCGGAGGCGGAGCCATGGGAGGagatgggagaggaggaggtgcagGAGCTGGTGCAGCAGATCGATTGCTTGGCCTCGCCGAGTTCTTGA